Proteins from a single region of Psychrobacter cryohalolentis K5:
- the putP gene encoding sodium/proline symporter PutP yields MNGVSSGVLISLGAYFLVMIGIGVYAYFKQANDTEGYMLGGRSLGPAVTALSAGASDMSGWLLLGLPGYMYADGVVSIWIALGLTLGAFLNYIIVAPRLRVYTEIADNAITLPDYFANRFEDKSHMLRVISAVVIILFFTVYTAASLVGGGKLFESSLNLSYTTGLWVTAGVVVAYTLFGGFLAVSMTDFVQGIIMLFAMVIVPVVAFTDLGGISATTEAVRNIDPSLLNVTSGMTILGIVSLMAWGLGYFGQPHIIVRFMAIRSVKDIPTARNIGMSWMIVSLIGALMTGFAGRAYVQKTAMTLDDPETIFLVFTQFLFTPLVSGFLLAAILAAIMSTISSQLLVVSSSLTKDVYKLFFDRDAPEARQVMVGRLSVIVVAVVAILLASNPESSVLSLVSNAWAGFGAAFGPLVIFSLIWRGMNRNGAVAGMVVGALTVILWIYGPFQMNGMALNSWLYAIVPGFILSTIAIFAVSIMTGGPKASVSAKFKEMEMNLDQ; encoded by the coding sequence ATGAACGGAGTTTCTAGTGGCGTGCTGATATCACTTGGCGCCTATTTCTTAGTGATGATCGGGATTGGGGTTTATGCTTATTTTAAGCAAGCCAATGATACCGAAGGCTATATGCTTGGTGGTCGTAGTCTCGGTCCTGCGGTAACCGCTTTATCCGCTGGCGCATCAGACATGTCCGGTTGGTTATTACTTGGTTTACCGGGTTATATGTATGCCGATGGCGTCGTGAGTATCTGGATTGCCCTCGGTTTGACATTGGGTGCATTTTTAAACTATATCATCGTGGCACCGCGCTTACGTGTTTACACTGAAATTGCAGATAATGCCATCACATTACCTGACTACTTTGCAAATCGATTCGAAGATAAGTCGCATATGCTGCGTGTTATCTCAGCAGTTGTAATTATTTTATTCTTTACTGTTTATACAGCAGCTAGCTTAGTTGGTGGTGGTAAACTGTTTGAAAGCTCACTCAACTTATCTTATACCACAGGTTTGTGGGTGACTGCTGGTGTGGTTGTCGCCTATACTCTATTTGGCGGCTTTTTAGCAGTGTCAATGACTGACTTTGTACAGGGCATTATCATGCTATTTGCGATGGTTATCGTACCTGTTGTAGCCTTTACTGATCTTGGCGGAATTTCAGCCACAACTGAGGCGGTCAGGAACATTGATCCAAGCTTACTTAATGTCACCAGTGGTATGACGATCCTTGGTATTGTCTCGTTAATGGCTTGGGGTTTGGGGTACTTTGGGCAGCCGCATATTATTGTACGCTTTATGGCTATTCGCTCAGTCAAAGATATACCAACGGCACGTAACATTGGTATGAGCTGGATGATTGTGAGTCTAATCGGTGCATTAATGACTGGTTTTGCAGGTCGTGCTTATGTACAGAAAACAGCAATGACTTTAGATGATCCTGAAACTATCTTCTTAGTATTCACCCAGTTCTTATTCACGCCATTAGTTTCAGGCTTCTTGTTAGCCGCTATTTTAGCCGCGATCATGAGTACAATCTCATCACAGCTATTGGTCGTATCAAGCTCACTAACCAAAGATGTGTACAAGCTGTTTTTTGATAGAGATGCACCAGAAGCCCGCCAAGTAATGGTCGGTCGTCTTTCAGTTATCGTGGTCGCCGTCGTTGCTATTTTGCTGGCTTCTAATCCTGAAAGCTCTGTATTAAGTTTGGTCTCTAACGCTTGGGCAGGATTTGGTGCGGCATTTGGACCGTTGGTTATTTTCAGTCTTATCTGGCGCGGTATGAACCGAAACGGTGCGGTTGCTGGTATGGTCGTTGGTGCATTAACTGTCATCTTATGGATCTATGGTCCTTTCCAGATGAATGGTATGGCACTAAATAGCTGGTTATACGCTATCGTTCCAGGCTTTATCCTAAGTACTATTGCCATCTTTGCTGTAAGTATTATGACAGGTGGTCCAAAAGCCTCAGTCTCAGCGAAGTTTAAAGAAATGGAAATGAACTTAGATCAATAA
- a CDS encoding IS3 family transposase, with protein sequence MPTCRGCVPKKARCLAQSGGTSRQKARLIEALRQEHPLSALLNIAKMAKSVFYYHRCQFDVKDKYGDLKQRITELYHQHKGRYGYRRVTAALKQLDCHHNHKLIAKLMHDMKLSAKIRRQKYRSYKGQQGKIAKNYLKRQFHADKPNKRWLTDITEFKVGDDKLYLSPILDCYNNEIVSYTLSKRPTYDLVGKMLEDALAKTKACRDNKLMLHSDQGWHYQMRLFGQVLKQHGIKQSMSRKGNCLDNALMEGFFGTLKCETIYIEKPNSIEGLEKQIHEYIHYYNHERIQLKLKGLSPVKYRTQSLI encoded by the coding sequence ATACCTACGTGCAGAGGTTGCGTACCTAAAAAAGCTCGATGCCTTGCTCAAAGCGGAGGAACAAGCAGGCAAAAAGCAAGGCTCATCGAAGCACTAAGACAAGAGCACCCTTTATCTGCTTTGCTAAACATCGCTAAGATGGCTAAAAGTGTCTTTTACTACCATAGGTGTCAGTTTGACGTTAAAGACAAATATGGAGACTTAAAACAGCGTATTACTGAGCTTTACCATCAGCATAAAGGCAGGTATGGTTATCGTAGAGTCACGGCTGCATTAAAGCAGCTAGATTGTCATCATAACCATAAGCTCATCGCTAAGCTTATGCATGACATGAAGCTTAGCGCAAAGATAAGACGTCAGAAGTATCGCTCCTATAAAGGACAACAAGGTAAGATTGCGAAGAACTATTTAAAACGCCAGTTTCATGCAGATAAACCAAATAAGCGCTGGCTGACCGATATTACTGAGTTTAAGGTGGGTGATGATAAGCTGTATTTGTCACCCATACTTGATTGTTATAACAATGAGATTGTCAGTTATACACTCTCAAAGAGACCCACTTATGACTTAGTTGGCAAGATGCTAGAGGATGCTTTGGCAAAGACGAAAGCGTGCCGTGATAACAAGTTAATGCTGCACTCTGATCAAGGATGGCATTATCAAATGAGACTGTTTGGACAGGTGCTGAAACAGCATGGTATTAAGCAAAGTATGAGCAGAAAAGGCAACTGTTTGGATAATGCGCTCATGGAGGGGTTCTTTGGTACCCTAAAGTGTGAGACGATTTATATTGAAAAGCCTAATTCGATTGAAGGTTTAGAGAAACAGATTCATGAGTATATTCACTACTATAATCATGAAAGAATTCAACTCAAACTAAAAGGACTGAGTCCTGTTAAGTACAGAACTCAGTCCTTGATATAA
- a CDS encoding SlyX family protein, with product MNEANPKNNSVSNPQIDSLATQADLQLQLVELQMNMSHLELTVERLDDVITRQDKHIQTLQRQLQFIYKQVESQDEEAGVAPFDVMADRPPHY from the coding sequence ATGAATGAAGCAAATCCAAAAAATAACAGTGTATCCAATCCGCAAATCGACAGCTTAGCCACACAAGCTGATTTACAATTGCAGTTAGTCGAACTGCAGATGAATATGTCTCATCTTGAGCTGACCGTAGAACGCCTTGACGACGTCATTACTCGTCAAGACAAACATATCCAAACGCTACAACGACAATTACAATTTATTTATAAACAAGTTGAAAGCCAAGATGAAGAAGCAGGCGTGGCACCTTTTGACGTTATGGCAGACAGACCACCCCATTATTAA
- a CDS encoding outer membrane protein transport protein gives MRATFHLKTLAVAIATLSIASMANAAGLDRSGQDITAFLQDGTYAEAVYTYIDADVSGFDSANNVPTSNTYVKGNATGDIAESYDFFRYGVKADINDTFSVGILYDEPFGAAAKYEGDNNFVSKGGNGDESAREVTGNPLVNQAALNAAARAAAINAAANPNDPNAQAQAQTLGGAARIVAQQDADAGEGTDVEVRSENITAILGMKLGATKNFQVYGGPVAQRVRADIKLRGLAYGPATGYNAHVNPDQDYGYLAGVAFSKPEIALKAALTYRSEIKHNTQISEDYPVVGINGAVNDMEITTPKSVNFDFQTGINPTTLATAKVRWVPWSDFAITPPVYNQVSKQRFPEGLNLVEYDDDQWQVELGLAKRIAPALAISGTVGWDSGAGDPTTSLGPIDGYYSVGLGAKYNLTENWAVSAGGKYLWFGDAQGQLPTDKIVGDFQDNDGYVAGVKISYQAK, from the coding sequence ATGCGCGCTACTTTTCATTTAAAAACTCTTGCTGTAGCGATAGCTACTCTTTCTATAGCCAGTATGGCTAACGCTGCAGGTCTTGATCGTTCAGGTCAAGATATTACAGCATTCCTACAAGATGGCACCTATGCTGAGGCCGTCTATACCTACATCGACGCAGACGTTAGTGGCTTTGATAGTGCTAACAATGTCCCTACAAGCAATACCTATGTTAAAGGTAATGCCACTGGTGATATTGCTGAGTCTTATGACTTCTTTCGTTATGGCGTAAAGGCAGACATCAATGATACTTTTAGTGTCGGTATCTTATATGACGAGCCATTTGGTGCTGCTGCCAAATATGAAGGTGATAATAACTTTGTATCAAAAGGTGGCAATGGAGATGAGTCTGCTCGAGAAGTAACTGGTAATCCGTTAGTTAATCAAGCAGCTCTTAACGCAGCTGCTAGAGCTGCAGCAATTAACGCAGCAGCTAACCCGAATGATCCTAATGCTCAAGCTCAAGCTCAAACTCTTGGCGGCGCGGCGCGTATTGTAGCACAACAAGATGCAGATGCAGGTGAAGGCACAGACGTTGAAGTTCGTAGTGAGAATATTACTGCCATTCTTGGAATGAAGTTGGGTGCCACTAAAAACTTTCAAGTGTATGGTGGTCCAGTAGCACAGCGTGTACGAGCTGATATTAAGTTGCGAGGCCTTGCCTATGGTCCTGCTACTGGTTATAACGCTCATGTAAATCCTGATCAAGATTATGGGTACCTTGCTGGCGTTGCCTTTAGCAAACCTGAGATAGCGTTAAAGGCGGCATTGACTTATCGTTCTGAGATTAAGCATAACACGCAGATTTCAGAGGATTATCCAGTGGTAGGGATAAATGGAGCAGTCAATGATATGGAGATAACAACACCTAAGTCAGTAAACTTTGATTTCCAAACGGGTATTAATCCTACTACGTTAGCGACGGCAAAAGTACGCTGGGTACCATGGAGCGATTTTGCCATTACTCCTCCAGTATACAATCAAGTCAGTAAACAACGTTTCCCTGAGGGTTTGAATCTGGTTGAGTATGATGACGATCAATGGCAGGTAGAGCTTGGTCTTGCTAAACGCATTGCCCCAGCTTTAGCCATTAGTGGTACCGTTGGTTGGGATAGTGGCGCTGGTGATCCAACGACTTCATTAGGTCCAATTGATGGTTATTACAGTGTTGGTCTAGGTGCTAAGTATAACCTTACAGAGAACTGGGCAGTATCAGCAGGTGGTAAATACTTATGGTTTGGTGATGCTCAAGGTCAACTACCTACAGATAAGATCGTTGGTGACTTCCAAGACAACGATGGTTATGTGGCTGGTGTAAAAATATCTTATCAAGCTAAATAA
- a CDS encoding ATP-binding cassette domain-containing protein translates to MALIHLKDIHLAFGVAPVLDGIDFAIDSGERVCLIGRNGEGKSTLFKLINGTLLPDSGEVIINNSVRVAMLEQDVPETSGRILDIVMGGSKRTAELLINYNAQTDLCANGDMDACERMADLQHDIDAVHGWDLEREATRLITTMGLDPDDDLSSLSGGRKRRVLLARSLVTKPDVLLLDEPTNHLDVDSIEWLERFLLDWQGLTLLFVTHDRAFVNKLSTRIIELDRGQLTSYDVTQGEGGYARYQELKELQLLAEEKNNANFDKKLAQEEVWIRQGIKARRTRNEGRVRELKALREERSDRREQVGNVNITMGQGEKSGKLVCKVKNLHLQYDDHVLVDNFSTTIMRGDKIGIVGPNGAGKTTLIKALLDMSDDDVIKTGSVELGTNLKIAFFDQLRDQLDLEASVAQNVSEGSDFVEVGGRKTHIMSYLQDFLFAPERARTPVKALSGGERNRVLLAKQLLKPANILVLDEPTNDLDMATLELLEESVASFGGTILLISHDRSFMDNVVTSTWVFDTDEDGKGTVSEYVGGYQEYLVQKNREEASKAAKSSSSNTTANSKSVNKSAAVAKPNTAAKKLNFNDQRELDALPKEIAALEAEQTQLEEKLADGTWFNQDFDAATAASERLLAIEDEMMIKLERWNTLES, encoded by the coding sequence ATGGCACTGATACATTTAAAAGATATTCACTTAGCCTTTGGCGTCGCTCCTGTCCTTGATGGTATTGACTTTGCTATCGATTCAGGCGAGCGCGTGTGCTTAATTGGTCGCAATGGCGAAGGCAAATCCACCTTATTTAAACTGATTAATGGCACATTGTTGCCTGATAGCGGCGAAGTTATTATTAATAATAGTGTACGCGTCGCTATGCTCGAGCAGGATGTACCTGAAACCAGCGGTAGAATTTTAGATATCGTTATGGGTGGCAGCAAACGCACTGCCGAGCTGCTGATTAACTATAATGCGCAAACTGATTTGTGTGCCAATGGTGACATGGATGCCTGCGAGCGTATGGCAGACTTGCAGCATGATATCGATGCGGTACATGGTTGGGATTTAGAGCGCGAAGCAACACGTCTTATCACGACAATGGGTCTCGATCCAGACGATGACTTATCGTCACTATCTGGTGGTCGTAAGCGCCGTGTTTTATTAGCACGCTCGTTAGTGACTAAACCTGACGTATTGCTTCTCGATGAACCGACCAACCATTTGGACGTTGATAGCATTGAGTGGCTTGAGCGCTTTTTATTAGATTGGCAAGGTCTGACATTATTGTTCGTTACCCATGATAGAGCATTCGTGAATAAATTATCGACTCGTATCATTGAGCTTGATCGCGGTCAATTGACCAGCTATGACGTCACTCAAGGTGAAGGTGGCTATGCACGCTACCAAGAATTAAAAGAGCTACAGTTACTAGCTGAAGAGAAGAATAATGCCAACTTTGATAAAAAATTGGCACAAGAAGAAGTTTGGATTCGCCAAGGTATCAAAGCACGCCGTACCCGTAACGAAGGTCGTGTGCGTGAGCTAAAAGCGTTGCGTGAAGAGCGTAGCGACCGCCGTGAGCAAGTCGGTAATGTCAATATTACCATGGGTCAAGGCGAGAAAAGCGGCAAGCTGGTCTGCAAGGTTAAAAACCTACATCTACAATATGATGATCATGTATTGGTCGATAACTTTAGCACTACCATCATGCGCGGTGACAAAATCGGTATCGTCGGTCCGAATGGTGCAGGTAAAACCACGCTTATTAAAGCCCTACTCGATATGTCAGACGATGATGTGATCAAAACAGGCAGCGTTGAATTAGGTACTAACTTAAAAATTGCTTTCTTTGACCAGCTGCGTGATCAGTTAGATTTGGAAGCCAGTGTGGCGCAAAACGTCTCAGAAGGCTCTGACTTCGTCGAAGTCGGCGGTCGTAAAACGCACATTATGAGCTATCTACAAGATTTCTTATTTGCGCCAGAGCGTGCCCGTACGCCCGTCAAAGCATTATCAGGTGGTGAGCGTAACCGCGTGCTACTAGCTAAGCAATTATTAAAACCTGCAAATATCCTCGTACTCGATGAGCCAACCAACGACTTGGATATGGCGACACTTGAGCTACTAGAAGAATCCGTCGCCAGCTTTGGTGGTACGATTTTGCTCATTAGCCATGATCGCTCATTTATGGACAATGTCGTCACTTCCACTTGGGTATTTGATACTGATGAAGATGGTAAAGGCACCGTCAGCGAGTATGTCGGCGGCTATCAAGAGTATTTGGTACAAAAAAACCGCGAAGAAGCTTCTAAAGCAGCTAAATCTTCTAGTAGTAATACTACTGCCAACAGCAAATCTGTTAATAAATCAGCGGCAGTAGCGAAACCTAATACTGCTGCTAAAAAGCTTAATTTCAATGACCAGCGTGAGCTTGATGCGTTACCAAAAGAGATCGCTGCTTTAGAAGCGGAACAAACGCAGCTAGAAGAAAAGCTAGCCGACGGTACTTGGTTTAATCAAGATTTTGATGCGGCAACAGCTGCTAGTGAGCGACTGCTTGCCATTGAAGATGAGATGATGATTAAGCTTGAACGCTGGAATACGCTTGAGAGCTAA
- the petA gene encoding ubiquinol-cytochrome c reductase iron-sulfur subunit codes for MSHAEGVNVQRRRVLIASTAVIGAAGVAAVATPFVRSWTPSAKAEAAGAAVTQDIGSIEAGQMIVVKYRGKPIFVVKRTEEMLTLLESVKPLLSDPDSSASLQPEYCKNPERSISPEVLVVEGVCTHLGCAPNYRPDVGAADLGGNDWYGGFFCPCHGSKYDLAGRVYSGVPAPLNLPIPEYNMDGTILTIGEA; via the coding sequence ATGAGCCATGCCGAAGGCGTTAACGTACAACGCCGTAGAGTTCTGATTGCCTCGACTGCCGTAATTGGTGCAGCTGGGGTAGCTGCTGTGGCAACACCTTTTGTCCGCTCTTGGACCCCAAGTGCTAAAGCTGAAGCTGCCGGTGCGGCAGTGACCCAAGATATTGGTTCTATCGAAGCAGGACAAATGATTGTTGTCAAATATCGTGGCAAACCCATCTTTGTGGTTAAGCGTACTGAAGAGATGCTCACCCTGCTTGAGTCAGTAAAGCCATTATTGTCTGACCCTGATTCTAGTGCCTCTTTGCAACCTGAGTACTGTAAAAATCCTGAACGCTCTATCTCGCCAGAAGTATTGGTGGTAGAAGGCGTCTGTACACATTTAGGCTGTGCACCAAACTACCGTCCTGATGTTGGCGCAGCCGATTTAGGTGGTAATGACTGGTATGGCGGGTTTTTCTGCCCATGTCATGGCTCTAAATACGATTTAGCGGGTCGCGTTTATAGTGGCGTACCTGCACCGCTTAACTTACCTAT
- a CDS encoding LysR family transcriptional regulator — protein MNTTNLTTFVTVMNTGSISGAAEKLFITQPAVSKRIKNLEDEFNITLFDTVGRGIVPTQAASEMLPHAKRWLEDYENFKINLQHSKHIVSGKLVIGTSHHIGLHHLAPVLKHFIQAYPAVQLEVHFVDSETAHKAVLDGDLSLAFLTLPPVYDKRLTYHTLWSDPLYFMTGTLSPLASKSNVTLEQLARYPAILPSANTFTSQITLAEFAKHNLKPYATMSTNPLESIRMLVSVGLGWSVLPQTMISQDLERIDMADNIELQRHLGVVINPKLTQSNSVTALLDLLAPIE, from the coding sequence GTGAATACCACAAATTTGACGACATTCGTGACTGTGATGAATACAGGTAGTATTTCGGGTGCAGCAGAAAAGCTTTTTATTACTCAGCCTGCGGTCAGTAAACGCATCAAAAACTTAGAAGATGAGTTTAATATCACTTTATTTGATACGGTGGGTCGTGGTATTGTTCCAACTCAAGCAGCCAGTGAGATGTTACCTCATGCCAAACGATGGCTTGAAGACTACGAAAACTTTAAAATCAATCTACAGCACTCTAAGCATATTGTATCCGGCAAACTTGTCATTGGTACTAGCCATCATATAGGCTTACACCATCTCGCCCCTGTTCTTAAGCATTTTATCCAAGCGTATCCTGCCGTACAGCTAGAGGTACATTTCGTCGATTCAGAAACCGCACATAAAGCGGTACTTGATGGTGACTTGTCTCTAGCATTTTTGACCCTGCCACCCGTTTATGACAAGCGTTTAACCTATCATACCCTGTGGTCAGATCCACTTTACTTTATGACTGGTACCTTATCACCTTTGGCCAGTAAGTCTAATGTGACACTAGAGCAATTGGCACGTTACCCTGCTATCTTGCCATCTGCCAATACCTTTACCAGTCAAATTACCTTGGCTGAATTTGCCAAACACAATCTAAAGCCTTATGCCACCATGAGCACCAACCCACTTGAATCTATTCGGATGCTGGTGTCTGTAGGACTTGGTTGGTCAGTATTGCCGCAAACGATGATTAGCCAAGACTTAGAGCGTATTGATATGGCAGATAATATCGAATTACAGCGTCATTTAGGCGTGGTAATCAACCCGAAACTGACCCAATCAAACAGTGTAACTGCACTATTAGATTTGCTAGCACCCATTGAATAA
- a CDS encoding helix-turn-helix domain-containing protein: MRYDLDFKMQVIAYYLQGHTGLATSEKFKVDSKLVQKWVKQYQSGGIDAIKPKTSKAKYSSGFKYKVITTMLTQGLSQSEVALTFNISSPALISHWHKAYRQQGMSGLITKPKGRAAMTKPFITSKPDDEKTLAELKRENEYLRAEVAYLKKLDALLKAEEQAGKKQGSSKH, translated from the coding sequence ATGCGTTACGATCTAGACTTTAAGATGCAAGTCATCGCATACTATCTGCAAGGACATACCGGACTTGCCACAAGTGAGAAGTTTAAAGTAGATTCGAAACTTGTACAAAAATGGGTTAAGCAATATCAAAGCGGTGGTATAGACGCGATCAAGCCAAAGACAAGTAAGGCTAAATACAGCAGTGGGTTTAAATACAAAGTGATTACGACCATGCTGACGCAAGGATTAAGTCAATCCGAGGTCGCTTTAACATTTAATATCAGCTCACCTGCTTTAATTAGCCACTGGCACAAAGCATATCGACAACAAGGCATGTCTGGACTAATAACCAAGCCTAAAGGTAGAGCCGCCATGACCAAGCCATTTATCACAAGCAAACCAGATGATGAGAAAACCTTAGCAGAGCTTAAGCGTGAGAATGAATACCTACGTGCAGAGGTTGCGTACCTAAAAAAGCTCGATGCCTTGCTCAAAGCGGAGGAACAAGCAGGCAAAAAGCAAGGCTCATCGAAGCACTAA
- a CDS encoding OmpP1/FadL family transporter: MGANFNLKTLTVAIATLSIASVASAAGLDRSGQDITAFLQNGVYAEAVYTYIDGDVTGKDSSGKEIDDIAESYDFFRYGVKADINDTFSVGVLYDEPFGAAADYSGKNDFVDQNPLSPRNGEGTNVEVRTESITGIVGAKLGENKNFQVYGGPVAQRVKANVKLRGTAYSIANGYSTNISADQDYGWLAGVAYSKPEIALQAALTYRSEIEHNTQAAEIYPFAQRVGLSPNRIDNIEITTPESVNFDFQTGINPTMLATAKVRWVPWSDFAITPSLYNETSQKLAGQPGIPPEGLDLVSYDKDQWQVELGLAKRLTPVLAVTGTVGWDSGAGNPVTSLGPIEGYYSAGLGAKYNLTDNWAISAGGKYLWFGDAQGQIPSKTVVSNFEDNDGFALGVKLSYQAKQNFN, translated from the coding sequence ATGGGCGCAAATTTTAATCTTAAAACCCTCACGGTAGCTATTGCTACTCTTTCTATTGCTAGTGTCGCGAGCGCGGCAGGTCTTGATCGTTCAGGTCAAGATATCACGGCGTTTTTACAAAATGGTGTATATGCTGAAGCGGTTTATACCTATATTGATGGCGATGTCACTGGTAAAGATTCGTCAGGTAAAGAGATTGATGATATTGCTGAGTCTTACGACTTCTTTCGTTATGGTGTAAAAGCGGATATCAACGACACTTTTAGTGTTGGGGTTTTATATGACGAGCCTTTTGGTGCAGCAGCTGACTATAGTGGTAAGAATGACTTTGTAGATCAAAATCCTCTTTCACCTAGAAATGGTGAAGGTACCAATGTTGAAGTTCGTACTGAAAGCATCACTGGCATTGTTGGCGCAAAACTTGGCGAAAATAAGAACTTCCAGGTATATGGTGGTCCAGTAGCTCAACGTGTGAAAGCCAATGTGAAATTGCGTGGAACTGCTTATAGTATCGCTAATGGTTATAGCACCAATATCAGTGCTGATCAGGACTATGGCTGGTTAGCTGGTGTCGCTTACAGTAAGCCTGAAATTGCCTTACAAGCTGCTCTAACGTATCGTTCAGAAATTGAGCATAATACACAGGCTGCAGAAATCTATCCTTTCGCTCAGAGAGTTGGTCTTTCGCCAAATAGAATCGATAATATTGAGATCACTACCCCTGAATCAGTGAATTTTGATTTCCAAACGGGTATTAATCCTACGATGCTAGCTACAGCAAAAGTACGCTGGGTACCATGGAGTGATTTTGCGATTACACCATCATTATACAATGAGACTAGCCAAAAATTAGCAGGTCAGCCTGGTATTCCTCCTGAAGGTTTAGATTTGGTTAGCTATGATAAAGACCAGTGGCAGGTTGAATTAGGTCTTGCTAAACGTCTAACGCCAGTATTAGCAGTGACCGGTACGGTTGGCTGGGACAGTGGTGCTGGCAATCCAGTTACGTCACTAGGTCCTATTGAAGGTTACTATAGCGCTGGTCTTGGTGCAAAGTATAATTTGACCGACAACTGGGCTATTTCTGCTGGTGGTAAATACCTGTGGTTTGGTGATGCCCAAGGTCAGATACCTAGTAAAACTGTTGTCAGTAACTTTGAAGATAATGATGGCTTTGCTCTTGGTGTAAAATTATCTTATCAAGCCAAGCAAAACTTTAACTAA